The following proteins come from a genomic window of Rhodohalobacter sp. 614A:
- a CDS encoding DivIVA domain-containing protein translates to MKLTALEIKQQQFEKSLRGYDPAEVQSYLNLIASEWEHMVGKIRELETQVDKMNNKLKHYERVEEALHETLQTAKSSAEEKLSGAKKEASIIREKAEMEAEAIIKDANQERREIRQSIIQLIDKREEIIRSIKSYLENTRESLDQFSDDERSLFTVPDQPEFISKKESRKSPAQKPEKSNLLKDSDIPGAERIDSIIDELD, encoded by the coding sequence ATGAAATTAACAGCACTCGAGATCAAGCAGCAGCAGTTTGAGAAATCTCTTCGTGGTTATGACCCCGCCGAAGTTCAATCCTACCTGAACCTTATAGCCAGCGAATGGGAACATATGGTTGGCAAGATCCGTGAACTGGAAACCCAGGTTGATAAGATGAACAACAAGTTGAAACACTATGAACGTGTTGAAGAAGCGCTCCACGAAACTCTTCAAACAGCCAAGAGTTCAGCCGAAGAGAAATTAAGCGGTGCAAAAAAAGAAGCCAGTATTATTCGCGAAAAAGCTGAAATGGAAGCCGAAGCTATTATAAAGGATGCAAACCAGGAGCGTCGTGAAATTCGGCAAAGCATTATTCAACTTATTGATAAACGCGAAGAAATCATCAGAAGCATAAAGTCTTATCTTGAGAATACACGTGAATCGTTAGATCAATTCTCCGATGATGAACGATCTCTTTTTACGGTTCCGGACCAGCCTGAATTCATTTCAAAAAAAGAGTCAAGAAAAAGCCCGGCACAAAAACCGGAAAAGTCTAATCTTCTTAAAGACAGTGACATTCCCGGCGCTGAGAGAATTGACAGCATTATTGATGAACTTGACTGA
- a CDS encoding purine-nucleoside phosphorylase: MAFDSVEQFREKRAEALKFIQAETDLRPNYLLILGTGLGQLADEMIVESEIPYDQIPHFPVSTVESHAGKLLFGTLGDKEVVAMQGRFHFYEGYTMQQIVFPIRVLKENGADTLFVSNACGGMNPQYRRGDIMLISDHINLLGDNPLIGPNDDELGPRFPDMSDPYTERLREIAQNVALEESIPMHQGVYVAVSGPMLETKAEYRFLRLLGADVVGMSTIPEVISAVHMGMDVLGISAITDECFPDALEPVNIEDILEAAAMAEPKMTKIMIRVLEKL; this comes from the coding sequence ATGGCATTTGACTCTGTAGAACAGTTTAGAGAAAAACGAGCTGAAGCTTTGAAATTTATTCAGGCCGAAACTGACCTTCGGCCTAACTATTTATTGATACTGGGCACCGGTTTGGGCCAGCTTGCTGATGAAATGATCGTAGAAAGCGAAATTCCTTATGATCAGATACCGCACTTCCCTGTATCAACAGTTGAAAGCCATGCCGGCAAACTACTTTTCGGCACGCTTGGAGACAAGGAAGTAGTTGCTATGCAGGGGCGCTTTCATTTTTACGAAGGCTACACCATGCAGCAAATCGTTTTTCCCATTCGTGTTTTAAAAGAAAACGGAGCCGATACACTTTTTGTCAGCAACGCCTGTGGCGGCATGAATCCCCAGTACCGAAGAGGGGATATCATGTTAATTTCTGACCACATCAACTTATTGGGTGACAATCCGTTAATTGGCCCAAATGATGATGAACTCGGCCCTCGATTTCCCGATATGAGTGACCCTTATACCGAAAGATTGCGGGAAATCGCCCAAAATGTAGCTCTCGAAGAAAGCATTCCTATGCACCAAGGTGTGTATGTGGCGGTCAGTGGTCCCATGCTGGAAACCAAAGCAGAGTACAGGTTTTTGAGGCTACTTGGAGCAGACGTGGTTGGAATGAGTACCATTCCAGAAGTTATATCTGCCGTGCACATGGGAATGGATGTTTTAGGCATTTCGGCAATTACCGACGAATGTTTCCCGGATGCACTCGAACCTGTAAACATTGAAGATATTTTAGAAGCAGCCGCAATGGCGGAACCCAAAATGACAAAAATCATGATCCGGGTTCTGGAAAAATTGTAA